In Diaphorobacter ruginosibacter, the genomic stretch GAGCAGCGTGGATGCGCACAGCCGCCTCGAGGCCCTGCATCTCGAGAAATCCTACGGCAGCCGCAAGGTGGTGAAGGACGTGTCCCTGTCGGTACGCAAGGGCGAGGTCGTGGGTCTGCTGGGCCCCAACGGCGCCGGCAAGACCACGTCGTTCTACATGATCGTGGGTCTCGTGCGCTCCGACGCCGGCGAGATCTACATCGATGGCCAGTCCGTGCAGGACCTGCCGATCCACAAGCGCTCGCGCCTGGGGCTGTCCTATCTGCCGCAGGAGGCATCGATCTTTCGCAAGCTCAACGTCGAAGACAACGTGCGTGCCGTGCTCGAGCTCCAGAAGGATGAGAACGGCCACGCGCTCTCGCGGGCGGTGATCGAGGAGCGCCTGACCATGCTGCTGCAGGAGCTGCGTGTGGACCACCTGCGCGAATCGCCTGCGCTGGCGCTCTCGGGCGGTGAGCGCCGCCGCGTCGAGATCGCCCGCGCCCTCGCGACACAGCCGCGCTTCATCCTGCTCGACGAGCCCTTTGCGGGTATCGACCCGATCGCGGTGATCGAGATCCAGCGCATCATCGGATTCCTGAAGGCGCGCGGCATCGGGGTGCTCATCACCGACCACAACGTGCGCGAGACGCTGGGTATCTGCGATCACGCATTCATCATCAGCGACGGCCATGTGCTTGCCCAGGGCACGCCCTCGGAGATCGTGGACAACGCCGATGTGCGCCGGGTCTACCTCGGCGAACATTTCCGCATGTGAGTGCCATGGGTGACGACCTGAGGGGACGCTTCATCGCGAGACAGGACTGCGGGCAATGAAACCGGGACTGTCGCTCCGCGTATCGCAACATCTGGCGCTCACGCCGCAACTGCAGCAGTCGATCAAGCTGCTGCAGCTCTCCACGCTGGAGCTCGACCAGGAGGTCGAGCAGATGCTGGATGACAACCCGTTCCTGGAGCGCGAAACCGATACCGCCACCCGCGAGGAGTTCGGGCTCGACAGCGCGGACACGCCGGCAAGCGGCGAAGAGGCGGAGTTCTCCCTGCATGCCGCAGGCTCCACCACGGCCTCGGCAGGCGCCGACGAGCCAGGTTCCGCAGCCGATGCAGACCCGCCGGCGGCCCAGACCGAGAGCGTCGACTGGGATGGCGACGGCACGGTCGATGTCCAGCCGGATGATGGCGAGTGGGGGGGCGATGCTCCCGCGCGCACCCATACGAGCGGGTCCGGCGAGGATGAAGTGGACGCCATCGATCTTGCGCGTGCACATGAGTCGCTCACCGACCACCTGCACCGGCAGGCACTCTCGCTGCATCTGTCGGAGATCGACAGTGCCGCCGTGCGCTTCCTAATTGAATCGCTGAACGACGATGGCTACCTGGAGGAATCGCTTGCCGAACTGGCGATTGCCCTGGCAGGCAACGATGCGCCCACCGAGGAGCTCGAAGAGCTCGTGCATCGCTTCACCGTGGCGCTGCGCCTGCTGCAGAGCCTCGAGCCAGCGGGCGTCGGCGCGCGCAACCTGGGTGAATGCCTCACGCTGCAGTTGCACGGCATGAACCAGGACGAGGAGGGCGATCCGGCGATCATCGCCGTGGCGCTCGACATCTGCCGCGATTCGCTGGACCTGCTGGCGCGCCGCGACGTCAAGCGCCTCACGCAGGCCTGTGGCGCCGGTGAGGAGAACACGCGCGCGGCCATGAACCTGATTGCGCGCCTGGAACCTCGCCCGGGGCGGCGCTTTGCCGATGTCCAGCGCCAGATCATCGTGCCCGACGTGATCGTCAAGAACGTGGGGCGCGGCGCGCAGATGCGGTTCACGGTGCAGCTCAACGCGGATGTGATGCCGCGCCTGCGCGTGCATGACGTCTACGCCAACGCCCTGCGCGGCCAGCGCGGCAACGAGGCCCATGCGGGCCTGCAGCAGCGGCTGCAGGAGGCGCGCTGGTTCATCAAGAACGTGCAGCAGCGCTTCGACACCATCCTGCGCGTGTCCACGGCCATCGTCGAGCGCCAGAAGAATTTCTTCGTGCACGGCGAACTGGCCATGCGTCCACTGGTGCTG encodes the following:
- the lptB gene encoding LPS export ABC transporter ATP-binding protein produces the protein MTSSVDAHSRLEALHLEKSYGSRKVVKDVSLSVRKGEVVGLLGPNGAGKTTSFYMIVGLVRSDAGEIYIDGQSVQDLPIHKRSRLGLSYLPQEASIFRKLNVEDNVRAVLELQKDENGHALSRAVIEERLTMLLQELRVDHLRESPALALSGGERRRVEIARALATQPRFILLDEPFAGIDPIAVIEIQRIIGFLKARGIGVLITDHNVRETLGICDHAFIISDGHVLAQGTPSEIVDNADVRRVYLGEHFRM
- a CDS encoding RNA polymerase factor sigma-54, whose amino-acid sequence is MKPGLSLRVSQHLALTPQLQQSIKLLQLSTLELDQEVEQMLDDNPFLERETDTATREEFGLDSADTPASGEEAEFSLHAAGSTTASAGADEPGSAADADPPAAQTESVDWDGDGTVDVQPDDGEWGGDAPARTHTSGSGEDEVDAIDLARAHESLTDHLHRQALSLHLSEIDSAAVRFLIESLNDDGYLEESLAELAIALAGNDAPTEELEELVHRFTVALRLLQSLEPAGVGARNLGECLTLQLHGMNQDEEGDPAIIAVALDICRDSLDLLARRDVKRLTQACGAGEENTRAAMNLIARLEPRPGRRFADVQRQIIVPDVIVKNVGRGAQMRFTVQLNADVMPRLRVHDVYANALRGQRGNEAHAGLQQRLQEARWFIKNVQQRFDTILRVSTAIVERQKNFFVHGELAMRPLVLRDIADELGLHESTISRVTTAKYMSTPQGTFELKYFFGSGLGTETGGSASSTAVKALIKQLLSSENPKKPLSDSKIADMLAEQGIECARRTVAKYREALKIPPANLRKAV